The Bacillus sp. NEB1478 genome contains the following window.
GGTTCGTAGCATATAACACCCAGAACCCATCACTTTTAGTAACAATGATGGTCGAAAGCGTAGAAGACAGAGGCGGCAGCCATTACCTTGTACCTAAAGTGAAAAAAGTATTTGAAGAAAACATAAAATAAATTTCCTAAAACCTCCTTTAATGGGAGGTTTTATTTTATACTATTATTATTGTGCAAAATATTAATTTTGGGATGGTTTATTAGATTTCTTCATTTTCCTTTAATTAATAGACTTGCAGAAAAGATTACCAGTATATGTAAAGGGAGATATAAATGAAAAAAATAGCACTGTGTTTGTTATTGATCACTGTTTTCTTTTCACAAATTAATAATGTTAATGCTGATAGTAAGCAAGAAGATGTAATTATCTTATTCAATAAAGAAATTAATAAAGATATCGTAGAAAAAAATGGTGGCCGAGTTAAACATACGTTTAAACAGCTTCCGATGGTAACAGCAACAATTCCAGCGAACAAGTTAACTCTATTAAAAAATGATTCTAGTATTAAATCTGTACAAATCAATCAAAAAATTCAAGCTGAAGGACAAGTTGTTGATTGGGGAATTAACAAAACGGCTACTCCAAGGGCTTGGAGTTCTAATTTTACAGGTAAAGGTGTAAAGATTGCCATTCTTGATACAGGTATATCACCACATAATGATCTTCAAATTTCTGGTGGTGTTTCTTTTAAATCCTATACGAAATCATATTATGACGATAACGGACATGGCACACATATGGCAGGCATTATCGGTGCGAAAAATAATAGTTTTGGTTCTGTTGGAATTGCACCAAACGCAAGTCTTTATGCTGTGAAAGTTCTTGATAAAACAGGTGAAGGTGAAATTGATACCCTTATAAAAGGGATTGAATGGTCCATTACTAATAAGATGGATATTATTAACCTCAGTCTTTCACTAGAAGAACAAGTAGATTCACAAGCATTAAGAGCGGTTTTACAAAAAGCTTATAATAGCGGCATTCTTATTGTAGGTGCAGCAGGTAATCATGGCAGATCTAACGGCAGTGGAGATACGGTAGAATATCCTGCTCGCTACAATACTGTCATTGCAGCAGCAGCAATAGATTCTTCAAATAGAAGATTAACAAATTCAGCAACAGGATCAACTGTTGAGATTTCAGCACCAGGTGGAAACATCTATAGTACGTATTTAAATAATGGATATGCGAGAATGAGCGGAACTTCAGTTGCTTCTTCTTTTGTAACGGGAGATCTTGCACTCTTAAAAGAGCGCTATCCAGGTGCTTCCAACAGTACACTTCGTTCCAAATTACAAGAGCTTACATTGGAGCTTGGTGCAAACGGGAAAGATCCTTTTTACGGCTATGGTTTAATTCAATCACCATCCAATAAAGGAAAAGTACAAAGATTAGCAGGGAAAAACCGTTTTGAGGTAGCTGTAAATGTGGCTGAAAGAGGATTTGCTTCTGACAGTAGCAGTAATATCGTAATAATAGCAAATCACGACGCTTTTGCAGATGCGCTTGCAGCATCGCCATTAGCTTATCAGTATAATGCACCTATTTTGCTCACCCAAGCAGATAAACTAACTACAGAAACGAAGAATGAAATCACTAAGCTGAATCCAGAAGAGGTAATAGTAGTTGGAGGAAGTGGAAGTGTATCTAATAAGGTTTTCAATGAAGTAGATTCATTGGTAAAAAACGTTAGAAGAATCGCTGGCAAAGACCGCTTCGAAGTTTCTTTTAACATTGCAAAAGAAATTGGTGGAGCAGAAACAGCCATTGTTGCAAATGGCTTAAACTTTCCTGATGCACTTGCAATCGCACCATATGCAGCAAGAAATAAATTTCCTATATTGCTAACTATACCAAATCGATTGCCTGCTGAAACAAGCAATGCTTTACAGGGTGTTAAAAAGACAATCGTAGTTGGCGGACCTGCAAGTGTGAGTGAAGACGTATATAAGCATTTACCTAATCCAATGAGAATTGGCGGTAAAAATCGTTTTGAAGTTTCGACTAATATTATTAAAGACCTAAGATTACCTGCGAATCAGGCCTTTTTGGCTACAGGTCTGACTTTTGCTGATGCTCTTACAGGATCAGTCTTAGCTGCTAAAAATAATGCGCCTTTATTACTAACAGGAAGAGATCGATTACCTGACATTGTTTCGACATTGGTAAAAGAAAAAGGAACGTTACAAATGACTATATTAGGCGGAAATGGTTCAGTTTCTGGGGCTATTCAAACAAGATTGGAAAATCAATAATATCACTAGAAAACGACAGTTTTTATCAAATTGTTACAAAAATTACAAAAATGACGTCGGATATGTAATAAACATGTAATAAAATGACATGGATAAATATGCTACCATAGACATAGGGCGATGGGGTCAAGAAAAAGGTAGAAACATACATTACATATCCGATTTTAACTAATACTTATTTACTAATCTACTAATGCAACTTGAACCCAATTGGTTAAACGGAAACATAACATAATCAATTGGAGGTACATACATTCATGAAGAAGAAAGTTATGTCTTTAGCACTAGCAGCAGGAGTAATATTGTCAAACGGCGGTTTAGTACATGCTTCACTTGGTGATGACATTATTAACACTGGGGATAATTATTTAGGAACACCTTATAGATATGGATCAGCATTTGGAAACACAAGCTCATTCGATTGTTCTTCTTTTACATCTTACGTTTTTTCAAAACATGGGATTACTCTTCCTAGAACAAGTGTTGGACAAGCATCAGTAGGAACGGCTGTTTCTAAAGCTAACCTTCAAAAAGGTGATCTTGTATTCTATGACACTGATTTTAATGGCACAATTAACCATGTAGGTATCTATGCTGGAAATGGACAAATGTTGAATGCACAAGGAAAAGGTGTTGCATTTGCGGATGCTTTTTCACCATATTACTGGGGATCTCGTTATGTAACAGCTAGACGAGTAATCAACAATAAAGCAGAAGCAGCTAAAGTGGTTGCTGCAGCTCCAAAACCAACAGTGGTCTATAATGCTGATGGTTCTGTACAGTCTCGTGTACATAAGGTTCAAAAGGGAGATACTCTTTGGGGGATCAGCCGTAAGTACAACACGACTGTTGCAAACATTCAAAAGTTAAACTTATTAAAGTCTACTAATCTTTATATTGGTCAATCATTAAAAGTGAGCGGACAAACATCTGCAGCTACTAAAACTGTGAGTGCTCCTCCAACAAAAGTTGCTTCAGCTTCAGCAACTATTACTTATACAGTAAAATCAGGTAATACACTTTGGGGAATCAGCCACAGCTACGGTATAACAGTAAAACAATTAGTAGATAGCAATAACTTGAAATCTAACAAGATCTATCCGGGTCAAAAACTAAAAATTGTAAAATAATAATACAAACAGCTCTCAATAGGGCTGTTTTTTCTTTTAGATTCTTTTAAACTATTCCCACTTTAATCGTTTAGTAAACATTCAATGTAATTTTATGTACTTCTTTAGTTTGTCTCTGTTAAAATGGGAATAATAGATTTTAGTTAATAATTGGGGGTATATGAAAAATGGCCATACTCGTTACAGGTGGAGCGGGATACATAGGAAGTCATACTGTTGTTGAGTTATTAAATCAAGGTTTCGAAGTTATTGTAGTAGATAATTATGCGAATAGTAAACCAGAAGTGATTAATCGTATTCAAAAAATTACAGGGAAAGAAATTAAATCCTATCATGCGGATCTTCTAGATAAAGAAAGTCTCTCAAAAGTGTTTGAAGAAAACCAAATAGAAGCGGTTGTTCATTTTGCAGGATTAAAAGCTGTAGGTGAATCTGTAGCCAAACCTCTTTTCTATTATCATAATAACATTACCGGAACACTTGTATTAAGTGAAGTAATGAAAGAACACGGTGTTAAGAAAATGGTATTCAGTTCATCAGCGACTGTGTATGGTACAGCGGATACAGTCCCGTTAACAGAAGATACTCCACTAGGCGCGACAAATCCATACGGATGGACAAAGTTAATGCTTGAGCAAATCTTTAGAGATCTTTATGTTTCGGATAATGAGTGGAGTATTGCTTTACTTCGTTATTTCAACCCGGTTGGGGCTCATGAAAGTGGGCTTATTGGTGAAAATCCAAGTGGAATCCCTAACAATTTAACTCCTTATATTACACAAGTTGCTGTCGGCAAACTTGATAAATTGAAAGTGTTTGGCGATGATTATGATACACAAGATGGTACTGGTGTACGTGACTATATCCATGTTGTGGATTTAGCAAAAGGGCACCTTAAGGCTCTGGATAAAGTTTTAACAAATGATGGAGTTGACGCTTATAATTTAGGTACAGGTAAAGGTTATAGTGTTTTAGACATCGTTAAAACATTCGAAAGTGTTACAGGAATTACAATACCGTATGAAATTACAGACCGCCGACCTGGGGATATTGCTGTCAGCTATGCAGACCCATCAAAAGCAAAACATGAACTTGGATGGGCAGCTGAACATACGCTTGAAGATATGCTTCGTGATTCTTGGAATTGGCAGGAAAATAATAAAAATGGATATGGCAACTAAATAAAAAGGACAGTCGATTAATCGGCTGTCTTTTTTTTCCTTTAATTTTCAAGTGAAATAGTTTAACATTAAATGGTGCTTTTATTAATTTTTGAAAGGTTTGATTATGGTTTGTATAAAAAAATGATAGGACATCCTATCTTTATTTATTCCCTTGTTATATTTTTAAAGTTGTTGGCCATTAGATATATATTATTTGGTGAAATGAATCCCCTTCATTCTCTCATGTATGATATGCCTTTTTTTCTCCTTTTTATATCGCTTGCCATTCTAATTCCATTTGGAAAGAAGTTTAATTTATTAGTAGTTAATTTAATAGTAAGTATTTTCTTTTTTGTTTTAATTGTGTATGTAAAATACTATCAAATACTGCCCACTTATTTCGATTTATTCCAGGTTAATCAACTAGGCACAGTAAAAGAAGATGTTTTTGATCTAATTAAACCTGAATATTTTACTGTATTTATTGATGTTTTGTTACTGTTTGTTATTACAGTGATTAGTAAGAGGAAAATTGAAGTAAGAGCAAGTTTATTTTCTGGAATCGTTTTAGTTTGTATCTTTGGGATTTCAATACAATTCTATTTAAATAAAAATGAACAAATAACGGATGTTATTGCTTTAGCAAATGACAAAGGACTCTTACAGTATGAATTGATTCAATATTATCAAGATAAGACTTTACCTGCACTTGCTAGTTCTGAGGGAATCTCAAACGAAAAGATTTACTCATTGAAGAATATTGAAGAATTGAATCAAAAGGACTTAAACTATTTCGGTGCTGCCAAAAATAAAAATGTTATCATCATTCAATTAGAGTCCTTTCAAGATATGTTGATAAATTTAAAAGTGGAAGGTCAGGAAATCACTCCAACGCTAAACCGCTTGTCGAAAGAAAGCTTTTACTTCAACAACATCTATCAGCAAATTGGTGCTGGAAATACGTCTGATGCAGAGTTTTTAATTAATACGTCTCTTTATCCTGCAGGGAATAAGCCATCATCAAAAGTGTATGAGAACAAAATTATTCCTAGCTTGCCACGGCTGCTTAACCGAGAAGGTTATTATACATCCACATTTCATGCTGATAATGTTGAATATTGGAACCGAATTAAGCTTTACCCCGCATTAGGTTTTGATAAATATTATGAAGAAGAATTCTTTGGGAAAAAGGACCTTGTTGGATTCGGTCCATCAGATGAAGTCTTATATGAGAAGACACTTGAGGAGTTAGTCCATTTAAATGAAAAGCATGGCCGTATTTATTCTCATGTTTTGAGTATGACGAGCCATACACCATTCGAACTGCCAAAAGATAAGCAGTTAATAAAATTATCATCAATGTATCAGGATACTAAGATTGGAAATTACCTTACAGCTACCCATTATGCTGACTATGCTTTAGGAAAATTTATTGATGGCCTGAAGCAAAAAGGTATATGGAACGACTCCATTATAGCTATTTACGGTGATCACTCAGGATATCATCCCAAGCCAGAAGATACTAAAGACAAGGAATTAATTAAAAAGCTTTTAGGTCATCCTTATGGACTTGTCGACCGATTTAATATACCTTTACTTATCCATATACCCGGTGATTATAAAAAGGAATTTACTCATGTTGGCGGACAAATTGATATTATGCCAACAATCACGAACTTATTAGGAATTGAACTTCAAGATCAAATTCACTTTGGGCAGGACTTACTAAACTATCCAAACCAAAACTTATTAGGTATGAGATACTATCTACCAGCAGGTTCTTATATTGACAAAGACTTTCTATTTGTTAATCGTGAAACAGTAGGCAGAGGACAAGTTTTCAATATGCAAAGTAAAACTGCCGTAACAAATCCAAGTTCATTTTATGAAGTAAATAGTGAGTCCGAGCAGAAAAAAGAAACGATTTTAAAGCTCCTAAACTTAGCAGATTATTATTTGAATAATTTACCCGATCAAAATGAAAAGCCTTTTTAACTAAGGAAATGGCTCAAAAGTGGAAAAAACTGCTTTTGAGTTATTTTTTTTTTTAGAAATAAAAAAATTCACATATTTCTCGTAATCTTCCTTTTAACAACCTCAATTTCAATAGGAAAATTCCCTTAATATTATTAACAAATTTTTTCAATAAACGTTATAATTAACAAGTAAAACAATTTTTAGGGGGAAATATGAAAAAAAAGTTTAGTATTTTATTAGTTTTAGTCATGATGATAATGTCTAACTCTGTAGTCAGTGCTAGTAATGCAACTGTAGAACGTATTGACGGAAGAGACCGTTTTGATGTAGCAGTAAACGTTTCAAAAAAAGGCTGGGCTGGCGGCAATTCAACTGTTCTAATCGTTAATTACGAGGCTTTTGCAGATGCGTTATCTGCATCGCCATTTGCATATAAAGTAAATGCACCTATTCTATTAACGAACCCTGGTCAGCTAAACGCTAAAACAGAAGCAGAAATTAAAAGATTG
Protein-coding sequences here:
- a CDS encoding cell wall-binding repeat-containing protein; protein product: MKKIALCLLLITVFFSQINNVNADSKQEDVIILFNKEINKDIVEKNGGRVKHTFKQLPMVTATIPANKLTLLKNDSSIKSVQINQKIQAEGQVVDWGINKTATPRAWSSNFTGKGVKIAILDTGISPHNDLQISGGVSFKSYTKSYYDDNGHGTHMAGIIGAKNNSFGSVGIAPNASLYAVKVLDKTGEGEIDTLIKGIEWSITNKMDIINLSLSLEEQVDSQALRAVLQKAYNSGILIVGAAGNHGRSNGSGDTVEYPARYNTVIAAAAIDSSNRRLTNSATGSTVEISAPGGNIYSTYLNNGYARMSGTSVASSFVTGDLALLKERYPGASNSTLRSKLQELTLELGANGKDPFYGYGLIQSPSNKGKVQRLAGKNRFEVAVNVAERGFASDSSSNIVIIANHDAFADALAASPLAYQYNAPILLTQADKLTTETKNEITKLNPEEVIVVGGSGSVSNKVFNEVDSLVKNVRRIAGKDRFEVSFNIAKEIGGAETAIVANGLNFPDALAIAPYAARNKFPILLTIPNRLPAETSNALQGVKKTIVVGGPASVSEDVYKHLPNPMRIGGKNRFEVSTNIIKDLRLPANQAFLATGLTFADALTGSVLAAKNNAPLLLTGRDRLPDIVSTLVKEKGTLQMTILGGNGSVSGAIQTRLENQ
- a CDS encoding LysM peptidoglycan-binding domain-containing protein, yielding MKKKVMSLALAAGVILSNGGLVHASLGDDIINTGDNYLGTPYRYGSAFGNTSSFDCSSFTSYVFSKHGITLPRTSVGQASVGTAVSKANLQKGDLVFYDTDFNGTINHVGIYAGNGQMLNAQGKGVAFADAFSPYYWGSRYVTARRVINNKAEAAKVVAAAPKPTVVYNADGSVQSRVHKVQKGDTLWGISRKYNTTVANIQKLNLLKSTNLYIGQSLKVSGQTSAATKTVSAPPTKVASASATITYTVKSGNTLWGISHSYGITVKQLVDSNNLKSNKIYPGQKLKIVK
- the galE gene encoding UDP-glucose 4-epimerase GalE, translated to MAILVTGGAGYIGSHTVVELLNQGFEVIVVDNYANSKPEVINRIQKITGKEIKSYHADLLDKESLSKVFEENQIEAVVHFAGLKAVGESVAKPLFYYHNNITGTLVLSEVMKEHGVKKMVFSSSATVYGTADTVPLTEDTPLGATNPYGWTKLMLEQIFRDLYVSDNEWSIALLRYFNPVGAHESGLIGENPSGIPNNLTPYITQVAVGKLDKLKVFGDDYDTQDGTGVRDYIHVVDLAKGHLKALDKVLTNDGVDAYNLGTGKGYSVLDIVKTFESVTGITIPYEITDRRPGDIAVSYADPSKAKHELGWAAEHTLEDMLRDSWNWQENNKNGYGN
- a CDS encoding LTA synthase family protein is translated as MYKKMIGHPIFIYSLVIFLKLLAIRYILFGEMNPLHSLMYDMPFFLLFISLAILIPFGKKFNLLVVNLIVSIFFFVLIVYVKYYQILPTYFDLFQVNQLGTVKEDVFDLIKPEYFTVFIDVLLLFVITVISKRKIEVRASLFSGIVLVCIFGISIQFYLNKNEQITDVIALANDKGLLQYELIQYYQDKTLPALASSEGISNEKIYSLKNIEELNQKDLNYFGAAKNKNVIIIQLESFQDMLINLKVEGQEITPTLNRLSKESFYFNNIYQQIGAGNTSDAEFLINTSLYPAGNKPSSKVYENKIIPSLPRLLNREGYYTSTFHADNVEYWNRIKLYPALGFDKYYEEEFFGKKDLVGFGPSDEVLYEKTLEELVHLNEKHGRIYSHVLSMTSHTPFELPKDKQLIKLSSMYQDTKIGNYLTATHYADYALGKFIDGLKQKGIWNDSIIAIYGDHSGYHPKPEDTKDKELIKKLLGHPYGLVDRFNIPLLIHIPGDYKKEFTHVGGQIDIMPTITNLLGIELQDQIHFGQDLLNYPNQNLLGMRYYLPAGSYIDKDFLFVNRETVGRGQVFNMQSKTAVTNPSSFYEVNSESEQKKETILKLLNLADYYLNNLPDQNEKPF